In a genomic window of Drosophila takahashii strain IR98-3 E-12201 chromosome 3L, DtakHiC1v2, whole genome shotgun sequence:
- the ens gene encoding uncharacterized abhydrolase domain-containing protein DDB_G0269086 isoform X2 gives MASLGVQHENISTNPEVENTPSKRAESREGSAERKASKDREEKLKYARDRQNEERHRKIEELRAQAEAAQRYREQKEEERRRRIEEIRTRDTEKRHQVEERKKAIYEAEKERREYILKKNQERESRIEVKKRDRNSIGFAFGSSTPRLLDVPADYGLVSPSAFWGQRRSTSISNVAGASLTRRSSERELADSGAKKRASSSTDRQDDHRRKSSSMYEVFNWGYSNDEPPKRFSLSIAGSEINIDGPANPNPPPTSKQTANAHRPTNLTRTTATATTSTTTAGHNNNNFNNHNSYRKEDSVDSSPMVFRSVYRRKTDLMPTIPSPRDGHYGSRGSLSTTPARTPGRAYSMNRLDQLAQPIRRNGEHMRAILERERRERELEMLDETASLGGGVGGRRQASARARRAGSAGSGSSSAAGIMSRSMTHLAGGGGGSQQRERGKYSLGGGISTSFRPLASGAGGQRESTSSRSGNATPGGHFNSSRPGSAMSTSTNMSTSGMVPRRPATAPRKPRPASIAGTGMSLEEINKLKRDQKPPVKTTAASPSAQTTPKRTANLMSTSLIVTSSSSRLSSAEKKTPSKREPPAPKAASASKALPSRTASSERISRLSKEPKGKDNSAMTRSMIVTSSSSTTTITKSAPAPAAAPAPEQNGVAKEAEKTPAEVPVPTEEAPAPAAPAVPLVSKAEKEALNSEKTEEQVARQEEEQQQQTLLVEPVPEALVTSVNVEEKSDEGTEKEVSKPQENQAAPKKPSRSKENSEVRELTPPEGADLMTASMMAKKITTEEEAKAALAERRRLAREEAERQAELERQRLEAERLAEIKAQEEEAERQRLFEEESTRLAEEQRRGEEERLRKAIEEAQQREEEEKRKREDEEKQRVEREEAEKKAKEEAEKQRVEVAERLKREEKEREERRKRVEAIMLRTRKGGAATTPSKEANDKAAPAAPAPENNDSSNSSSVTGSSNNSAEGSPSTADSTPAPAATETVQQEPPNSQAMYEQSVLDKENSLINSFSTMIIDENAKNLQQVSNGKLLVDFEGTNTVPAVANGNGHIENVNNKNDINLLQDVVAPVASQLIDLSIESQDLHLNNNNSLLTSTAATTTLVTADSHENKDISLL, from the exons CGTCCAAAGACCGCGAGGAGAAACTGAAATATGCCCGCGATCGACAAAATGAGGAGCGGCACCGGAAGATCGAGGAGCTGCGCGCCCAGGCGGAGGCTGCCCAGCGGTATCGCGAAcaaaaggaggaggagcgcCGGCGACGCATCGAGGAGATCCGCACCCGGGACACAGAGAAGCGCCACCAGGTGGAGGAGCGCAAAAAGGCAATTTACGAGGCCGAAAAGGAACGTCGCGAGTACATTCTCAAAAAGAATCAG GAACGCGAATCCCGGATAGAAGTTAAAAAGCGGGACAGAAACTCCATCGGCTTCGCTTTCGGCTCCTCGACTCCCCGCCTGCTGGATGTGCCCGCGGATTATGGCCTGGTATCGCCCAGTGCCTTTTGGGGTCAGCGGAG ATCCACATCTATATCGAACGTAGCGGGCGCCTCACTCACACGTCGAAGTTCAGAGCGTGAACTTGCCGACAGTGGTGCTAAGAAGCGTGCCTCCTCGTCGACGGACCGACAAGATG ATCACCGACGCAAGTCTTCCTCCATGTACGAGGTGTTCAATTGGGGCTATTCCAATGACGAGCCGCCCAAGCGGTTCTCGCTCTCCATCGCCGGCAGCGAGATAAATATCGATGGGCCGGCCAATCCCAATCCGCCGCCCACTTCCAAACAAACAGCCAACGCGCACAGACCTACAAATCTCACAAGAACAACagccacagcaacaacaagcacTACAACTGCaggccacaacaacaacaactttaACAACCATAACTCGTATCGTAAGG AAGATAGCGTTGACTCATCGCCCATGGTGTTCCGAAGCGTTTACCGCAGGAAAACGGACCTCATGCCGACAATACCCAGCCCCCGAGACGGGCATTATGGTTCGCGAGGCTCCCTGAGCACCACGCCGGCCAGAACCCCAG GACGCGCCTACTCGATGAACCGCTTGGACCAGCTGGCGCAGCCGATTCGCCGCAACGGGGAGCACATGCGGGCCATTCTGGAGCGGGAGAGGCGGGAACGGGAGCTGGAGATGCTGGACGAGACCGCCTCGCTGGGCGGAGGAGTGGGGGGGCGACGCCAGGCGAGTGCTCGAGCAAGGAGGGCGGGAAGCGCCGGCAGCGGAAGCTCCAGTGCCGCCGGCATCATGTCCCGCAGCATGACCCACCtggccggaggaggaggaggtagcCAGCAGCGGGAACGCGGAAAGTACTCGCTGGGCGGCGGCATCTCGACCAGCTTCCGACCGCTGGCCAGCGGAGCCGGAGGGCAGCGCGAGTCCACCA GCTCGCGATCGGGAAATGCCACACCCGGCGGACACTTCAATAGCTCAAGGCCCGGCAGCGCCATGTCCACATCGACAAACATGTCCACATCCGGAATGGTGCCCAGGCGACCGGCGACGGCACCTCGAAAACCCCGCCCAGCCAGCATCGCCGGAACGGGCATGTCCCTCGAGG AGATCAACAAACTGAAGAGGGATCAAAAGCCGCCCGTGAAGACGACAGCCGCCTCGCCATCCGCACAAACGACACCCAAACGAACTGCAAACCTGATGTCCACCTCCCTGATCGTGACCTCCAGCTCATCGCGGCTGAGCAGTGCCGAGAAGAAGACGCCCTCAAAAAGG GAACCTCCTGCACCCAAGGCGGCCTCCGCATCCAAGGCTCTGCCAAGTCGCACGGCCAGTTCGGAGCGCATCAGTCGACTCAGCAAGGAGCCGAAAGGCAAGGACAACTCTGCGATGACCAGGTCCATGATcgtcaccagcagcagcagtaccaCAACCATCACAAAATCGGCTCCTGCCccggcagcagcaccagctCCTGAGCAGAATGGCGTGGCCAAGGAGGCTGAGAAGACGCCCGCAGAGGTGCCAGTTCCTACCGAGGAGGCTCctgctccagctgctcctgctgttcCCTTAGTGAGCAAGGCCGAAAAGGAGGCGCTGAACTCTGAGAAAACGGAGGAGCAAGTGGCTCGCCAGGAGgaggaacagcagcagcaaacttTATTGGTGGAACCTGTGCCCGAGGCCTTGGTTACCTCAGTTAATGTAGAGGAAAAATCCGACGAGGGCACTGAAAAGGAGGTGTCCAAGCCGCAGGAGAACCAGGCTGCGCCGAAGAAACCTTCTCGCAGCAAGGAGAACTCGGAGGTGCGAGAGCTGACGCCACCCGAGGGCGCCGATCTGATGACCGCATCGATGATGGCCAAGAAGATCACGACCGAGGAGGAGGCCAAGGCCGCATTGGCCGAGAGACGACGCCTGGCCCGCGAGGAGGCCGAACGACAGGCGGAATTAGAGCGCCAACGACTGGAGGCTGAGCGCCTGGCAGAGATTAAggcgcaggaggaggaggccgagCGGCAGCGTCTCTTCGAAGAGGAGTCCACGCGACTGGCCGAGGAGCAGCGCCGCGGCGAGGAGGAGCGCCTGCGCAAGGCAATCGAg GAAGCCCAGCagcgcgaggaggaggagaaacgCAAGCGCGAGGATGAGGAGAAGCAGCGCGTGGAGCGCGAGGAGGCCGAGAAGAAGGCCaaggaggaggcggagaagCAGCGCGTCGAGGTGGCCGAGCGGCTCAAGCGAGAGGAGAAGGAGCGCGAGGAGCGCCGCAAGCGGGTGGAGGCCATCATGTTGCGCACCCGCAAGGGCGGTGCTGCCACCACACCCTCCAAG GAGGCTAATGACAAAGCAGCTCCTGCTGCACCGGCTCCCGAGAACaatgacagcagcaacagcagcagcgtcactggcagcagcaacaactcgGCCGAGGGATCACCCAGCACTGCTGATTCCACGCCAGCGCCCGCGGCCACGGAAACTGTCCAGCAGGAGCCGCCCAACAGCCAGGCGATGTACGAGCAATCGGTGCTAGACAAGGAGAACTCGCTCATCAACAGCTTCTCCACGATGATCATCGATGAGAATGCCAAGAACCTGCAGCAGGTGAGCAACGGCAAGTTGCTGGTGGACTTCGAGGGCACCAATACTGTTCCGGCGGTGGCCAATGGCAATGGTCATATCGAGAATGTCAACAACAAGAA TGACATCAATCTGCTGCAGGACGTAGTTGCTCCGGTTGCCAGCCAGCTAATTGACCTGAGCATCGAGTCACAAGATCTACACCtgaacaacaataacagctTGCTGACGAGCACAGCGGCAACCACCACGCTAGTCACTGCTGATAGTCACGAGAATAAAG ATATATCGCTGCTGTGA